In Trichoderma asperellum chromosome 1, complete sequence, a single window of DNA contains:
- a CDS encoding uncharacterized protein (antiSMASH:Cluster_1.1) — MENGDFHCDGSWTDTVLSDTFLVNAVFTTNVAGDSDNPVYVHRPITYAVFVKVEISDLSAHSDRHEQSFHVRASSWVASQRPS, encoded by the coding sequence ATGGAAAATGGCGATTTCCATTGCGACGGGTCGTGGACAGACACGGTACTATCCGACACGTTCCTCGTTAACGCGGTTTTCACGACCAACGTTGCTGGCGACTCCGACAACCCGGTATATGTGCACCGGCCGATCACATACGCTGTGTTTGTCAAGGTGGAAATATCGGATCTGTCGGCACATTCTGACAGGCACGAGCAGAGTTTCCATGTCCGAGCTTCATCGTGGGTCGCGTCGCAAAGGCCGAGCTGA